One window of Branchiostoma lanceolatum isolate klBraLanc5 chromosome 8, klBraLanc5.hap2, whole genome shotgun sequence genomic DNA carries:
- the LOC136440852 gene encoding jmjC domain-containing protein 8-like yields the protein MAATKFFCRWIEAFFVLFVQVCVKSEDTDAHKLLYSNGGWYTDTENLIAQPGPCNIDVWDNSLTQKGFLQKYAEKAPVIFRSVTDNSNFRKLCSKSSLVEDYGSKEVVLSSANTYSYTKVPVSFQHYVEEILRPQDANTLGNETLYLFGDQNYTEWEPLLDQYIQPPYYLPGHTGALSFGLAGAGTGVPFHFHGPGFGEVIYGRKRWFLYPPDQQPVFNPNRTTLQWLMEKYPQLEESEKPYECTIGPGEIIYFPDRWWHGTLNIDTSVFISTFLAMAPWL from the exons atggccgccaccAAGTTTTTCTGTCGGTGGATCGAAGCATTTTTCGTGCTTTTCGTCCAGGTTTGCGTGAAGTCAGAAGACACAGACGCTCACAAGCTTCTATACTCTAACGGCGGGTG gtacacagacacagaaaacCTGATAGCGCAGCCTGGTCCCTGCAACATTGATGTCTGGGATAATTCTCTCACACAGAAAGGCTTCTTACAAAA ATATGCAGAAAAAGCACCTGTTATATTCAGGAGTGTGACAGACAACTCT aatttcaGAAAGCTGTGTTCCAAGTCATCTCTAGTGGAAGACTATGGAAGCAAGGAAGTCGTTCTGAGCTCTGCAAACACTTATTCCTACACAAAAG TGCCAGTCAGTTTCCAGCATTATGTGGAGGAGATTTTGCGGCCTCAGGATGCCAACACACTCGGCAATG AAACGTTGTATTTGTTTGGAGACCAAAACTACACGGAGTGGGAACCATTACTAGACCAGTACATACAGCCTCCCTACTATCTACCTGGGCACACAGGTGCGCTCAGCTTTGGACTAGCAG gtgcaggtacaggaGTACCCTTCCATTTCCATGGGCCAGGCTTTGGTGAGGTCATCTATGGTAGAAAG AGATGGTTCCTGTATCCACCCGACCAACAGCCAGTATTTAACCCTAACCGTACCACCCTACAATGGTTAATGGAGAAGTATCCACAGCTAGAGGAGTCAGAAAAGCCTTATGAGTGCACCATCGGTCCTGGGGAG ATCATCTATTTCCCAGATCGCTGGTGGCATGGCACACTGAATATCGACACCTCTGTTTTTATCTCAACATTCCTAGCTATGGCACCATGGCTATAA
- the LOC136440856 gene encoding DNA-directed RNA polymerase III subunit RPC8-like, giving the protein MFTLVEMTDTVRIPPHLFHIKLNDAVIEELNNKFANKVVYNVGLCIALFDITKLEDSFIFPGDGASHTRVHFRYVVFRPFMDEILQGRIRSCSREGVHVSLGFFDDILIPPDALQQPSKFDESEQVWVWEYETEEGTHDLFMDKEEEIRFRVVDEVFVDTTPTGPKVSEAAEADKEAKKSPYSLVGTISEPGLGLLSWWNSIG; this is encoded by the exons ATGTTTACGCTGGTAGAAATGACAGACACTGTCAGGATTCCTCCTCATCTCTTCCACATTAAACTTAACGACGCCGTCATTGAGGAGCTGAACAATAAGTTTGCAAACAAG GTTGTGTACAATGTGGGGTTGTGTATAGCCCTGTTTGACATCACAAAACTGGAGGATTCCTTCATTTTCCCGGGAGACGGGGCATCTCATACAAGAG TTCATTTCAGATATGTGGTGTTTCGACCGTTCATGGATGAAATCCTACAGGGAAGAATACGCAGCTGTAGTAGAGAAGGCGTGCACG TGTCTCTTGGTTTCTTTGATGACATCTTGATCCCACCCGATGCTCTCCAACAGCCGTCCAAGTT CGATGAAAGCGAACAGGTCTGGGTGTGGGAATACGAGACTGAGGAGGGAACACATGACCTGTTCATGGACAAGGAGGAGGAGATTCGCTTCCGGGTGGTGGACGAAGTGTTTGTGGATACGACACCCACAGGGCCAAAAGTCAGCGAGGCAGCGGAAGCCGACAAAGAGGCCAAGAAGTCGCCATATTCACTTGTG GGAACCATCAGTGAGCCGGGCCTGGGACTACTGAGCTGGTGGAACAGTATTGGATGA
- the LOC136440844 gene encoding melatonin receptor type 1B-A-like gives MDMDLSMYPSNARTGLAVLVGCLGVFGTAINVTVLWVLYRRKDVRTSATVYVVNLTAVDLLVTTVVDTLHILGIAWPEFYRLDPTATVCNIAGSLCVAGCVISLATTAVISVNRYLFICKRQTHDDIFTKKGAVVIVVGMWVYGLGFVLPLWFGWGNFRYDPKTMNCAYDRTETSYTLVFLLVGHILPTLTVFIFNAALYLNAMKIKNKLRRLQDRTPPQAKEARKALRSLSVLCIYFVVCWLQYAVIVLADQDDTWSGGVHFSSLVIAHSSSSINGVIYALTDKKVREEIGKTFRRIKESGGPMAFVGTKWTRTRQVYVIEMASFNRDASVSSVPSLKRVLTNVETQI, from the coding sequence ATGGACATGGACTTGAGCATGTATCCTTCAAACGCCCGCACTGGCCTTGCAGTGCTCGTAGGATGTCTAGGAGTTTTCGGTACGGCTATAAACGTCACCGTTTTATGGGTCCTTTACCGACGGAAGGACGTTCGAACGTCCGCTACCGTGTATGTGGTCAATCTTACGGCGGTGGACCTGCTAGTGACCACTGTAGTGGACACGCTACATATCCTGGGGATAGCCTGGCCCGAGTTTTACCGTCTGGACCCGACCGCGACGGTCTGCAACATCGCCGGGAGTCTGTGCGTTGCCGGCTGCGTCATTTCTCTAGCCACAACCGCCGTCATAAGTGTCAACCGCTACCTCTTCATCTGCAAACGACAAACACACGACGACATATTCACCAAGAAAGGAGCTGTGGTGATCGTCGTGGGAATGTGGGTCTACGGGCTCGGCTTCGTACTACCGTTGTGGTTTGGTTGGGGCAACTTTCGCTACGACCCGAAGACAATGAACTGTGCGTACGATCGAACCGAAACGTCCTACACTTTAGTGTTTCTTCTCGTTGGACACATCCTTCCGACTTTAACAGTGTTCATCTTCAACGCAGCGCTCTACCTTAATGCTATGAAAATCAAGAACAAATTGAGAAGACTTCAAGACAGGACACCACCACAAGCGAAAGAAGCTAGAAAAGCTCTACGCTCGCTGAGTGTATTGTGTATCTACTTCGTTGTGTGTTGGCTTCAGTATGCCGTGATAGTGTTAGCCGATCAAGACGACACATGGTCAGGAGGTGTTCATTTTTCTAGCTTAGTGATAGCTCACTCAAGCAGTAGCATCAACGGTGTCATCTACGCTCTAACGGACAAAAAAGTACGAGAGGAGATTGGAAAAACGTTTCGGAGGATCAAAGAATCGGGTGGACCAATGGCGTTCGTCGGAACGAAGTGGACCAGGACGAGACAAGTCTACGTCATAGAGATGGCTTCTTTCAACAGGGACGCCAGTGTCTCCTCAGTGCCGAGTTTGAAGAGAGTATTGACGAACGTTGAAACGCAGATTTAA